Genomic segment of Bartonella bacilliformis KC583:
GTGATATTTTGCATCAATTTTTAATCGAAGCTATTTTGGTTTGTGCTGTCGGAGGGGGAATAGGAATCTCTTTAGGACTTTTCCTTGGTGGGTTATTTACCTTTTTTAATTCACCTATCCATTTTATGTACACGCCCAGTTCCATCATTATCGCTTTTGTTTTTTCAGCATTTATCGGAATATGTTTTGGCTTTTTCCCAGCGAGGAAGGCTTCTCAGCTTGATCCTATTGTTGCTCTTGCCCGTGACTAATCGGCCAATTTAAAACAAGATAACAGCACGGATGATTTTTAAATCATAGGGTTGCAAGGTAGGACATATTGGACAGCAATTAGGGGTCTTTTTGTGGTCACATACTTTTGATTGCCTGTGGTGACATGAATAAGAATGTGGTGACATGATAAGAATAAGACCCATATTGCAATACTGATATTGTCATATGCAATGCCGACAATATTGTAATAATTGAGTATGAGCATTCCAATAAGAAATTTTGGCTAAAATCTTTAAAAAACCAGTGTCTAAGGGAAGAAGGTTGCGGTAGCTTTCTGACACAAATTTGATGACCAAATTTGCTTACTTTCTCAAATAAGGAGAGCAGGGGGCTTTCTTGCTTTTCAAATATTGTCTCAAATGGGGCATAAGGAAAGGATCAGTAATTATAACAGAAGGCAAAAGTTCAGACTTTATAGAGGTGAAGCAAAAGTTCGGCTTTTAGTTGTCTCAAGAGCATATAAAAGAGTCAGTTCTTAATGTCTTGCAAGAAAAATTGTGGCAAGATTAATTCTGTGCAGATTGGAAGACAGATCTGATTTGAAAGCCAATATTTTTTATATATTCAGAGGCCAACATGCGTATTTTATTGAGTTGTTTAACCTTGTTTTGGGTAACATTTTCCTTAATAGGGTAAGCAATGAAATTTATATCAGGCATTAAATATCTCAGCTCAAGCAGAGAGCGTGCTATATGATAATCATGGGTGACGATATAGAGCGTTTTGTAATGGTGTTTTTTAATCCAAACAGCACTTTCTTCGGCATTGCTTTTAGTATTGGTTGCTTGGTAGCCGAGGTCAACACAACACTCAAAAAGCTGCGGATCAATATGCATGTTTCGGAGCAATCTTTTGGGATGAAATGTTGCGTTAACCCCGCTGATTAAGAGTCGCGAACCAAGGCCTTGTTTCAGCAGACGCAATCCTGTTTCTATACGTCTTTCTCCACCTGTCAGAACAATGATGGCATCAGCTTTGGATAATGAGACAGGGGGATAAAGTTGTTCGACTTTTTCAGAAAAAATAACGAAATGTGTGCCCATGATAAGAAAGAGACTTAAAAGACAAAAAGCTACTGGTGGGCAATAACGAAAAAGGTGCTTAAAAAATTTCATAATTTCCATGGAATATTAGGGGGGAATATTAGGGGATATTGAGGATGAGAATCTTTTTAGAATGACAAACTCTTACTGTCAGAACAATGCTGGTATCAGCAGGAGTATCGGTTATTGATGAGAGATTTCGTATATTGTGAAGCACAGCATTAAAATAAACTATTTTCGGATTGGTTGATTTTTTTGAGTTGTGTTAAAATGGTAATGCGGCTGGTTAGCATGGTGAGAAGAGACACAACAAGAATAAGGCTAAAAATTTTCCCATAAGTAGTGAAGGTGATAGAAACATAGCCAAATAAAGCGGTGATCTGCTCACTTTCGGCTGTCCCCAAATTGTGATGTGTCCAAAAAGAAAAAATATGAAAGAGCACTAAGCTTGCTACGCCACCATGAAAGGCACCACGCAACGCAGTTTTAAAGAAATGTCTGTCAAACTGTTTCGCAATGAAGTGGGGTTCTGCGCCAATGAAATATAAGACATGGATAATGTGAGAATTTTCTGCAAGAGCATTGCGTGTTGCAAAGATAATCGTGAGCATCAATGAACCCAAGACCAGTGTTAAAAGTACAAAACCGATAAAGACCGTTGTGTGTGCCATTTTTGTAAAATGATGCACCCAAGAACGGTGATCATTAAATCGACCTCCTGGAATTTTTGTTTTAATAGCTTCACTAATGGCATGAAAATCAATATTTTCATTATTTTTCAGTGTGACGATAATCAGCCGAGGCAAGGGTAATTGGTCAAGCGCTAAGTCTGTTCCAAACCAAGGTTCAAGCAATTTTTCAGTAGCGGCTTGGCCCATAATGATGGCATTTTGTACACCATGAAATGTTTTGACCAATTGAACAGCATTACGTAGATTTTGTTCTATATCGATAGTATCAACAGGATGTATTTGGATCGTTGCTTCATGGCTGATTTGATTGCTCCAATTGTGAGCTGTCCGCTGCACCAAATCAACACAGTTTAAGGTGAGGCTTGAAAGAAATGTCATGATCGCAATGACAGCAACCAAAGCCTGCCCAGAAATATCGCTGTTAGGAACGATTGGCGATCTGGTTGCTTTATCATGTTTAAAAATTGCTTTTTGCAAACCAAAAGTGCGAAGAGATTTATTCATGAATAGTCATCCGTCCCTCATGGAGAATCATACGTCGTGCTTCAACTTGTTCCATCAAGGAAACATCATGTGTCGCAATGATGACAGCTGTCCCGAAACGGTTTAATTCAATAAACAAACGCAAAAGGCGTTTTGCTATGGGCAAATCAACATTTCCTGTTGGTTCATCCGCTAAAAGGATTTCAGGTTGATCAATGATCGCGCGCGCAATGGCGACTCTTTGTTTTTCACCCCCTGAAAGAACAGGAGGCAACACATGGATTTGATTGCTAAGCCCAACCCATTTTAAAAGATCTTCCACTTCACTGCGATAGGTTGCTTCTTCTTGGCCTTTAATGCGCAAAGGCAAAGAGACATTTTCATAAGCGGTCAGATGATTGAGTAAATGAAAATCCTGAAAGACAACACCAATGCGTTTTCGCAAAGCAGGCAGTTCTTTTTCTTTGAGGAGGGCTGTGTCTTTTCCAAATAAATCAATATGGCCGCGGGTTGGTTTGATG
This window contains:
- a CDS encoding YdcF family protein — its product is MKFFKHLFRYCPPVAFCLLSLFLIMGTHFVIFSEKVEQLYPPVSLSKADAIIVLTGGERRIETGLRLLKQGLGSRLLISGVNATFHPKRLLRNMHIDPQLFECCVDLGYQATNTKSNAEESAVWIKKHHYKTLYIVTHDYHIARSLLELRYLMPDINFIAYPIKENVTQNKVKQLNKIRMLASEYIKNIGFQIRSVFQSAQN
- a CDS encoding cell division protein FtsX; its protein translation is MNKSLRTFGLQKAIFKHDKATRSPIVPNSDISGQALVAVIAIMTFLSSLTLNCVDLVQRTAHNWSNQISHEATIQIHPVDTIDIEQNLRNAVQLVKTFHGVQNAIIMGQAATEKLLEPWFGTDLALDQLPLPRLIIVTLKNNENIDFHAISEAIKTKIPGGRFNDHRSWVHHFTKMAHTTVFIGFVLLTLVLGSLMLTIIFATRNALAENSHIIHVLYFIGAEPHFIAKQFDRHFFKTALRGAFHGGVASLVLFHIFSFWTHHNLGTAESEQITALFGYVSITFTTYGKIFSLILVVSLLTMLTSRITILTQLKKINQSENSLF
- the ftsE gene encoding cell division ATP-binding protein FtsE; translated protein: MIRFENVGLRYGMGPEILRDMSFHIPRGSFQFLTGASGAGKTSLMRLMFFAIKPTRGHIDLFGKDTALLKEKELPALRKRIGVVFQDFHLLNHLTAYENVSLPLRIKGQEEATYRSEVEDLLKWVGLSNQIHVLPPVLSGGEKQRVAIARAIIDQPEILLADEPTGNVDLPIAKRLLRLFIELNRFGTAVIIATHDVSLMEQVEARRMILHEGRMTIHE